The Haladaptatus cibarius D43 genome window below encodes:
- the thiC gene encoding phosphomethylpyrimidine synthase ThiC — translation MPKTQLQRARAGDVTPAIRRVAERENRKPDFVREQVANGQAVIPSNHNHDALDPMIIGREFATKVNANIGNSETTSDREGELRKLHAAVHYGADTVMDLSTGGSLDEIRETNVEYSPVPIGTVPIYEAVTLVDDVANLTQELLLDVIEKQARQGVDYMTVHAGVLMEHLPLTDGRKTGIVSRGGSILAKWMEENGVQNPLYLAFEDICEIFAEYDVTFSLGDGLRPGCLADACDDAQFAELETLGELTRTAWEHGVQVMVEGPGHVPMDDVAMNVERQQEVCDGAPFYVLGPLVTDIAPGYDHITSAIGATEAARAGAAMLCYVTPKEHLGLPDEDDVRDGLAAYRIAAHAGDVANDLPGARDWDDALSEARYEFDWRRQFELALDSERARDFHDQTLPGDNYKEARFCSMCGVEFCSMRIDQDARESDGEMQSLATETDLDDSPAADVNLPPTGSHDTTAIPELPDFAESVDESHADD, via the coding sequence ATGCCGAAGACACAACTTCAACGTGCTCGTGCCGGAGACGTTACCCCTGCGATACGACGAGTCGCCGAGCGCGAAAACAGGAAGCCGGATTTCGTTCGCGAACAGGTCGCAAACGGACAGGCGGTCATTCCGAGCAATCACAACCATGACGCGCTCGACCCGATGATTATCGGTCGAGAGTTCGCCACGAAAGTCAACGCAAATATCGGGAACAGCGAGACGACGAGCGACCGCGAGGGCGAACTCCGAAAACTCCACGCCGCAGTTCACTACGGTGCCGACACCGTGATGGATTTGAGTACCGGCGGCAGTCTCGATGAAATCCGCGAGACGAACGTCGAATACTCGCCCGTTCCCATCGGAACCGTTCCGATTTACGAGGCGGTCACGCTCGTTGACGACGTTGCAAATCTCACGCAGGAACTGCTACTCGACGTCATCGAAAAACAGGCTCGGCAGGGCGTCGATTACATGACGGTTCATGCAGGCGTGCTGATGGAACATCTCCCGCTTACCGATGGCCGCAAAACGGGTATCGTCTCACGAGGCGGGTCGATTCTGGCCAAGTGGATGGAGGAAAACGGCGTGCAAAACCCGCTTTACCTCGCATTCGAGGACATCTGTGAAATCTTTGCGGAGTACGACGTTACGTTCAGTCTTGGCGATGGACTCCGTCCCGGTTGTCTCGCGGACGCCTGCGATGACGCACAGTTCGCGGAACTGGAAACGCTCGGCGAACTAACCCGAACGGCGTGGGAACACGGCGTCCAAGTGATGGTCGAAGGGCCGGGTCACGTCCCGATGGACGACGTTGCGATGAACGTCGAACGACAACAGGAGGTGTGTGACGGCGCTCCGTTCTACGTCCTTGGCCCACTCGTCACCGACATCGCACCGGGATACGACCACATCACGAGTGCTATCGGTGCAACCGAGGCGGCCCGTGCCGGTGCGGCGATGCTCTGTTACGTCACGCCCAAAGAACATCTCGGACTGCCGGACGAGGACGACGTTCGGGACGGACTCGCCGCGTATCGAATCGCTGCACACGCCGGAGACGTGGCGAACGACTTGCCCGGTGCCCGCGACTGGGACGACGCCCTCTCGGAGGCCCGGTACGAGTTCGACTGGCGACGCCAGTTCGAACTCGCACTCGATTCCGAGCGCGCCCGGGACTTTCACGACCAGACGCTCCCCGGTGACAACTACAAAGAAGCCCGCTTCTGTTCGATGTGTGGCGTGGAGTTTTGCTCGATGCGTATCGACCAAGACGCCCGCGAGAGCGACGGCGAGATGCAATCGCTCGCCACCGAGACGGATTTGGACGACTCACCCGCCGCGGACGTCAACCTCCCACCGACTGGTTCTCACGACACGACGGCGATACCCGAACTCCCGGACTTCGCGGAATCGGTGGACGAGAGCCATGCAGACGACTGA
- a CDS encoding TetR/AcrR family transcriptional regulator: protein MSQRSESSDTRESIMRATYCALSKHGYADLTMQDIAEEFEKSKSLIHYHYETKEDLFVAFLDYLLDHFHEHVESIDSDDPAERLHHLLDLFESGPSDDDKRDFHVALLEIRAQAPYTDAYREQLRRNTDDLHDLAADIIRDGTETGQFDSVDPDEAATVLLATVDGIRIRRATLGGNDEIEAIDGLLSRYLGWEGAE, encoded by the coding sequence ATGAGTCAGCGGAGCGAATCGTCGGACACCCGCGAATCTATCATGCGAGCGACCTATTGTGCGCTCAGCAAGCACGGGTACGCCGACTTGACGATGCAGGATATCGCAGAGGAGTTCGAGAAGAGCAAATCGCTCATCCACTACCACTACGAGACGAAAGAAGACCTCTTCGTCGCGTTTCTGGACTATCTGCTCGACCACTTTCACGAACACGTCGAATCAATCGACAGCGACGACCCGGCGGAACGACTGCACCACCTCCTCGACTTGTTCGAATCCGGGCCGTCGGACGACGACAAGCGCGATTTCCACGTCGCCCTGCTCGAAATTAGGGCGCAAGCGCCCTACACCGACGCTTACCGCGAGCAACTCCGGCGGAACACAGACGACCTCCACGATCTCGCTGCCGACATCATTCGGGACGGAACCGAAACCGGCCAGTTCGACTCGGTTGACCCCGACGAGGCGGCCACCGTCCTGCTGGCGACGGTCGATGGGATTCGAATCCGACGCGCGACGCTCGGCGGGAACGACGAAATCGAGGCTATCGACGGCCTGCTTTCCCGATATCTCGGCTGGGAGGGCGCGGAATGA
- a CDS encoding MATE family efflux transporter, translating to MSSKNLDVNLTDGELLKPLLVLSFPIVLSQLMQVAYNLADTFWVGRLGQDAVSALSFSWPLVFLMISVGGGFTVAGTVLVAQNKGAGNHDRVDHIAGQTIAFVTAIAVAFSILGWFLTPTLLSLIGTTPGTQVHAYSVEYTRTIFLGVFFMFGFFIFQALLRGWGDTKTPMYLMAFGVVINVVLDPFFILGFQDNPLFGYLGMRGLEASLFDATGFTGFGVQGAAFATVLSRGVGAVVGFALLFSGRVGIHLSLDDLRLRAESVKKIVQIGGPTSIEQSTRALGITAMTALVALAGTDAVAAFGIGNRLTSLVFLPALGLAQGTETVVGQNLGADRIERAKRAVYLATAIIMAVLAVVGTVAYIFAEPITSIFITGEGSANVIEIGGDYLRIVGPTFIGIGVFRIVSGGFRGSGSTRVAMVLSILSLWVFRLPPAYALVEWYDMGSTGIWYGIALSNVLTAIVAAAWFLRGTWTDSVVESSKKPTVADD from the coding sequence ATGAGTTCGAAGAACCTCGACGTGAACCTGACGGATGGTGAACTACTGAAACCACTGCTCGTGTTGTCGTTCCCCATCGTCCTCTCGCAGTTGATGCAGGTCGCCTACAACCTCGCGGACACGTTCTGGGTCGGTCGCCTCGGGCAGGACGCGGTGAGCGCGCTGTCCTTTTCGTGGCCGCTCGTCTTCCTCATGATTTCGGTGGGTGGTGGGTTCACGGTCGCCGGAACCGTGCTTGTTGCCCAGAACAAAGGCGCAGGAAATCACGACCGAGTGGACCACATCGCGGGCCAAACCATCGCGTTCGTCACCGCCATCGCGGTTGCGTTCTCGATTCTCGGGTGGTTCCTCACGCCGACCTTGCTCTCGCTCATCGGGACGACGCCGGGCACGCAGGTTCACGCCTACTCCGTGGAGTACACGCGAACCATCTTCCTCGGCGTGTTCTTCATGTTCGGCTTTTTCATCTTTCAGGCGCTCCTGCGTGGCTGGGGCGACACGAAGACCCCGATGTATCTGATGGCGTTCGGCGTGGTCATCAACGTCGTCTTAGACCCGTTTTTCATCCTCGGGTTTCAGGACAACCCGCTGTTCGGCTACCTCGGAATGCGCGGACTGGAAGCTTCGTTGTTCGACGCGACTGGGTTCACCGGGTTCGGCGTGCAGGGCGCGGCGTTCGCCACAGTTCTCTCACGGGGGGTCGGCGCAGTGGTCGGCTTTGCGCTCCTGTTCTCGGGACGGGTCGGCATCCACCTCTCGTTGGACGACCTGCGACTGCGCGCCGAATCGGTGAAGAAAATCGTCCAAATCGGCGGCCCGACGAGCATCGAACAGAGCACCCGCGCGCTCGGAATCACGGCCATGACCGCCCTCGTCGCGCTGGCCGGAACCGACGCAGTCGCGGCGTTCGGTATCGGCAATCGACTCACGTCGCTCGTCTTCTTGCCCGCGTTGGGACTCGCGCAGGGAACCGAAACCGTAGTCGGGCAAAATCTCGGCGCGGACAGAATCGAGCGTGCGAAACGCGCGGTGTACCTCGCAACGGCAATCATCATGGCGGTTCTCGCCGTCGTCGGTACGGTCGCCTACATCTTCGCAGAACCGATTACGAGTATCTTCATCACAGGAGAAGGGTCAGCCAACGTAATCGAAATCGGTGGCGACTACCTTCGCATCGTCGGGCCGACATTTATCGGCATCGGCGTGTTCCGAATCGTCTCCGGCGGATTCCGCGGTAGTGGGAGTACGCGAGTGGCGATGGTTCTCTCCATCCTCTCGCTCTGGGTGTTCCGACTGCCGCCTGCTTACGCTCTCGTCGAGTGGTACGACATGGGTTCGACTGGAATCTGGTACGGAATCGCGCTGTCGAACGTCCTAACCGCAATCGTCGCCGCCGCGTGGTTCCTGCGCGGAACGTGGACTGATTCGGTCGTGGAATCGTCGAAAAAGCCGACCGTTGCGGACGACTGA
- a CDS encoding phytoene/squalene synthase family protein: protein MKDTHVQAGKSIQQRTGKTFHLATRLLPKRVRHPTYVLYGFFRVCDEVVDDAEGVPPDEQEAQLESFRAQALGTTEPDDPVLEAFQQLRESHDISDEEVTLFIDAMASDITKSRYETYDELEAYMRGSAAAVGRMMTTIMNPEDAERALPHATALGEAFQLTNFLRDVREDIVDRDRIYLPQTTLSRYGVTDEEIENFEFSAAFADAMRDELRRAESLYRDGVAGIQYLPEDCQFAVLVSAVLYADYHRVIQAQGYDVLTTEPSLGTLRKLSLIARTRWHWRKTRDPETVFRAVSSVSSSEQRHTDFDRRDTLPTR, encoded by the coding sequence ATGAAGGACACACACGTACAAGCGGGGAAGTCGATACAACAGCGGACGGGGAAAACGTTCCATCTCGCCACGCGACTCCTGCCGAAACGAGTCCGTCACCCGACCTACGTGTTGTACGGCTTCTTCCGCGTTTGTGACGAAGTCGTTGACGACGCCGAGGGCGTTCCGCCGGACGAACAGGAGGCCCAACTCGAATCGTTCCGAGCGCAGGCGCTCGGAACGACAGAACCCGACGACCCAGTCCTCGAAGCGTTTCAGCAACTCCGCGAGTCCCACGACATCTCGGACGAGGAGGTCACGCTCTTCATCGACGCCATGGCCTCCGACATCACCAAATCGCGGTACGAAACCTACGACGAACTGGAGGCGTACATGCGCGGCTCCGCCGCCGCCGTCGGTCGGATGATGACGACGATAATGAATCCCGAAGACGCCGAACGCGCCCTGCCCCACGCGACGGCGCTCGGGGAAGCGTTCCAGTTGACCAACTTCCTCCGGGACGTGCGCGAGGACATCGTAGACCGCGACAGAATCTACCTGCCACAGACGACGCTCTCTCGGTACGGCGTCACCGACGAGGAAATCGAAAATTTCGAATTTTCCGCGGCGTTCGCCGACGCGATGCGCGACGAACTCCGGCGAGCGGAATCCCTGTACCGTGATGGTGTCGCGGGGATTCAGTATCTTCCCGAAGATTGCCAGTTCGCCGTGCTGGTGTCGGCGGTGCTGTACGCCGATTATCATCGCGTGATTCAAGCGCAGGGCTACGACGTACTCACGACGGAACCGTCGCTCGGAACCTTACGAAAACTCTCGCTCATCGCCCGGACACGCTGGCACTGGCGAAAGACGCGCGACCCGGAAACCGTCTTCCGCGCCGTGAGTTCGGTTTCGTCGTCGGAACAGCGCCACACGGATTTCGACCGACGGGACACGCTTCCGACGCGGTAG
- a CDS encoding rhodanese-like domain-containing protein, with protein MNRRRFLAASVVSVAGLSGCLGLGGESGGSNPQSEEGYDTEEQYGQNVPLAPLSDVYEWFQQDDGRFVDARRQTQYDTSHIEGAVLSPAPDGQSKNDPVASWSKDERIICYCGCPHHLSSMRAGKLMQNGYENVYVIDEGYWEWHEKGYPITGQNTEASPQKYVIDGIADPAFVGDNAWARHLPTGQNEATGILDDGSYSLHVKFHDVTPDSVLTIQTPGYEIEGTIGELSSHVVSG; from the coding sequence ATGAATCGACGAAGGTTCCTCGCGGCGAGTGTGGTTTCGGTCGCGGGACTGAGCGGCTGCCTCGGTTTGGGCGGTGAGTCGGGTGGGTCGAATCCGCAGTCCGAGGAAGGATACGACACAGAAGAACAGTACGGTCAAAACGTCCCGCTCGCACCGCTCTCCGACGTGTACGAGTGGTTCCAGCAGGACGACGGTCGGTTCGTAGATGCTCGCAGACAGACGCAGTACGATACGTCCCACATCGAGGGAGCGGTGCTCAGCCCAGCACCAGACGGGCAGTCGAAAAACGACCCGGTTGCGTCGTGGTCGAAGGACGAACGCATCATCTGTTACTGTGGGTGTCCACATCACCTCTCTTCGATGCGCGCGGGGAAACTGATGCAGAACGGCTACGAAAACGTGTACGTCATCGACGAGGGCTACTGGGAGTGGCACGAGAAGGGCTATCCGATTACGGGGCAAAACACCGAAGCGTCCCCACAAAAGTACGTCATCGACGGCATCGCCGACCCGGCATTCGTCGGCGACAACGCGTGGGCACGTCACCTCCCAACCGGACAGAACGAAGCGACTGGCATTCTGGACGACGGCTCGTACTCGCTTCACGTCAAGTTCCACGATGTGACGCCGGACAGCGTCCTCACCATCCAGACGCCCGGATACGAAATCGAGGGAACCATCGGCGAACTCTCCTCGCACGTCGTCAGCGGATAA
- a CDS encoding MMPL family transporter, whose amino-acid sequence MSLLNRIFENVTSHSRVVIAVLLVLTVVVGAGAQMIEQSSSLDQFQSDSEAAEKLEYIDTNFTTGQENTTAVQVIIREDNVLSKDAMVNSLRFQQQLRENQTVNKTLVDDNPTSGVANVVAIGAIQQEKGAELRSDGEQLQQRSQELNQTAGRLSDALNQTRALQAQYDQLNASRQSGDIDNETYRQQAGEIETQLQGVQSNATNGLTANQSATFNQSAQQARGLQAQLGQLNASYQQGQINQSTYQERTSEIQSQFQQVYQLGTQGVLAEEYEQLQTRSENLTERQETLQNGSMPSLSEQVDQLESMNQSQVDTMTEAVLSSDSGSDGMSGQALAFMPTSYDSGTTEANATMLLVFQKQEGQSMQPGQGSDGIVESQSAIQSIAGDTFDQEAMVFGSGIISEEINQSMTDSLTIVGPLALLFVILTLLVAYRDLLDILLGVFGIVLVLVWTFGFMGWLGITFNQMFIAVPVLLIGLSIDYAIHVFMRHREEREQDTGAGVRGSMRVALVSVGAALTWVTATTVIGFLSNLVSPLPPIQDFGIVSSIGIVAALLIFGALIPALKVELDEFFESRGYNRNKRAFGTSGGALGRVLSAGAIAARKAPLVVIVLTVLISAGGAYGATKVDTSFAQEDFLAEDPPGWTKELPEPFKPAEYSAKKNLDYVNDNFVREDSQAQILIQGDIARDDSLEQIQQAREEAAKKDTTIVLASGDPEVTSPLSVMEQVAAENESFNATFTAADTDGNGVPDQNIEQVYDELYAVAPDQAAGVIHEENGDYQAARMTVSVKGGAASADVTEDMRDVADGFDNLEATATGQAIVFEIVQKQLLDTVIQSLIITMVSVFAFLMLIYRITEGSATLGAVTLLPVVFSVTWILGTMYLLEMPFNVLTGMITSLTVGLGVAYSIHLSERYNVELERRGSVWEAMDVALTGTGGALLGSAATTVGGFGVLVFAILPALQQFGIITGLTIIYAFLASVLVLPSLLVVWTRYFGPGARGTMQTKPTAAPSSED is encoded by the coding sequence GTGAGCCTTCTCAATCGGATTTTCGAGAACGTAACGTCCCACAGCCGTGTTGTTATTGCGGTGTTGCTCGTTCTGACGGTGGTCGTCGGGGCAGGTGCGCAGATGATTGAACAGTCGTCGTCGCTCGACCAGTTCCAGAGCGACAGCGAGGCGGCAGAGAAACTGGAGTACATCGATACGAACTTCACGACCGGACAGGAGAACACGACCGCAGTGCAGGTAATCATCCGCGAGGATAACGTCCTGTCGAAGGACGCGATGGTGAATTCGCTTCGGTTCCAGCAACAACTCCGCGAGAACCAAACGGTCAACAAGACGCTGGTGGACGACAACCCGACCAGCGGCGTTGCAAACGTCGTCGCCATCGGTGCGATACAGCAGGAGAAAGGCGCAGAACTTCGTTCGGACGGAGAACAACTCCAACAGCGAAGTCAGGAGTTGAATCAAACCGCAGGACGGTTGAGCGACGCGCTGAACCAAACGCGGGCGCTGCAAGCGCAGTACGACCAGTTGAACGCCTCCCGGCAGTCGGGTGACATCGACAACGAAACCTACCGCCAGCAGGCGGGCGAGATAGAAACCCAACTGCAAGGAGTACAGTCGAACGCGACGAACGGCCTCACCGCGAATCAGTCGGCTACGTTCAATCAGTCGGCGCAGCAGGCCCGCGGCTTGCAAGCCCAACTCGGTCAGTTGAACGCCTCGTATCAGCAGGGTCAAATCAACCAATCGACCTACCAAGAGCGAACGAGCGAGATTCAATCGCAGTTCCAGCAGGTGTACCAACTCGGAACGCAGGGCGTTCTGGCGGAGGAGTACGAACAACTCCAGACGCGGAGCGAGAACCTGACTGAAAGACAGGAAACCCTCCAAAACGGCTCGATGCCGTCGCTGTCCGAACAAGTTGACCAGTTAGAGTCGATGAACCAGTCGCAGGTCGATACCATGACCGAAGCGGTGCTTTCCTCGGACTCGGGTTCCGACGGCATGTCGGGACAAGCATTGGCGTTCATGCCGACATCGTACGATTCCGGCACGACCGAAGCCAATGCAACGATGTTGCTGGTGTTCCAGAAACAGGAGGGCCAGTCGATGCAACCGGGACAAGGATCTGACGGAATCGTCGAATCCCAGTCGGCCATCCAGTCCATCGCGGGCGATACGTTCGACCAAGAAGCCATGGTCTTCGGAAGCGGCATCATCAGCGAGGAAATCAATCAGTCGATGACGGACAGTCTGACCATCGTCGGCCCCCTCGCACTGCTGTTCGTCATCCTGACTCTGCTCGTAGCCTACCGTGACCTGCTCGACATCTTGTTAGGGGTCTTCGGCATCGTCCTCGTGCTGGTGTGGACGTTCGGCTTCATGGGATGGCTCGGCATCACGTTCAACCAGATGTTCATCGCGGTTCCCGTCCTCCTCATCGGACTGTCCATCGACTACGCAATTCACGTCTTCATGCGACATCGAGAAGAACGCGAACAGGACACCGGTGCAGGCGTTCGCGGGTCGATGCGCGTCGCGCTCGTCAGCGTCGGCGCGGCCCTGACGTGGGTCACGGCGACGACGGTCATCGGATTCCTTTCGAATCTGGTCAGTCCACTGCCGCCGATTCAGGACTTCGGTATCGTGAGTTCCATCGGTATCGTCGCCGCACTGCTCATCTTCGGCGCGCTGATTCCCGCGCTGAAAGTCGAACTCGACGAGTTCTTCGAATCCCGTGGCTACAACCGCAACAAACGGGCGTTCGGTACCAGCGGCGGCGCGCTGGGTCGCGTCCTCTCCGCCGGAGCGATCGCAGCACGAAAAGCCCCACTCGTCGTCATCGTGCTCACGGTGCTCATCAGCGCTGGCGGTGCCTACGGTGCGACGAAAGTGGATACGAGTTTCGCGCAGGAGGACTTCCTCGCGGAAGACCCGCCGGGATGGACGAAGGAACTACCGGAACCGTTCAAACCCGCCGAATATTCGGCGAAGAAGAATCTCGACTACGTGAACGACAACTTCGTTCGTGAGGATTCACAGGCACAAATCCTGATACAGGGAGATATAGCACGAGACGATTCCCTCGAACAGATTCAGCAGGCCCGCGAGGAAGCCGCGAAAAAGGACACGACGATTGTCCTCGCAAGTGGCGACCCCGAGGTGACGAGTCCGCTCTCGGTGATGGAGCAGGTGGCGGCTGAGAACGAATCGTTCAACGCGACGTTCACCGCCGCGGACACCGACGGAAACGGCGTCCCCGACCAGAACATAGAACAGGTGTACGACGAACTGTACGCCGTCGCTCCCGACCAAGCGGCGGGCGTCATCCACGAAGAGAATGGCGACTATCAGGCAGCACGAATGACAGTTTCGGTCAAGGGCGGTGCGGCGAGCGCCGACGTGACCGAGGACATGCGCGACGTGGCGGATGGCTTCGACAACCTCGAAGCCACCGCGACCGGGCAGGCAATCGTCTTCGAAATCGTCCAGAAACAACTGCTCGACACGGTCATCCAGAGCCTCATCATCACGATGGTGTCCGTCTTCGCCTTCCTGATGCTTATCTACCGCATCACGGAAGGGAGCGCGACCCTCGGCGCGGTTACCCTGCTCCCCGTCGTGTTCAGCGTGACGTGGATTCTGGGCACGATGTATCTGCTCGAAATGCCGTTCAACGTCCTAACGGGGATGATTACGAGCCTCACCGTCGGATTGGGTGTCGCCTACAGCATTCACCTGTCCGAGCGGTACAACGTCGAACTGGAACGACGTGGCTCCGTCTGGGAAGCGATGGACGTCGCACTCACCGGAACCGGCGGCGCACTGCTCGGCAGTGCGGCGACGACGGTCGGCGGCTTCGGCGTCCTCGTCTTCGCCATCCTGCCCGCACTCCAGCAGTTCGGCATCATCACCGGCCTGACCATCATCTACGCGTTCCTCGCGAGCGTGTTGGTGCTCCCGAGCCTGCTCGTCGTCTGGACGCGCTACTTCGGGCCGGGTGCTCGCGGAACCATGCAGACGAAACCGACGGCCGCCCCGTCGAGCGAGGATTAA
- a CDS encoding TrmB family transcriptional regulator, which produces MDEDDAISALSDLGLSNYEAKVFVALQKLGTGTARDIHSVTDVPRSQVYGAAETLQERGLVELQQSKPIQYRPVSLDAAKSHLRDRFERTQERAFDYLETAQNEFVDGEEEREDVWSVDGRDAVSSRLEQLVEEAESRIVFAVHDASLFTRGIADALRERADAGVSILVVTDNPAVHNRVEDLPVIDMPGGPEEHRAGRVAVVDDDTMLISVFGENENESAIWSSQTGFAAILSQFIDARLEDAARD; this is translated from the coding sequence ATGGACGAAGACGACGCCATCTCGGCGCTCAGCGACCTCGGCCTGTCGAACTACGAGGCCAAGGTGTTCGTCGCCCTGCAAAAGCTGGGTACGGGAACCGCGCGGGACATCCACAGCGTGACGGACGTTCCGCGGTCGCAGGTGTACGGCGCGGCGGAAACGCTCCAAGAGCGCGGACTGGTCGAACTTCAGCAGTCGAAGCCGATTCAGTATCGTCCCGTGAGTTTGGACGCGGCCAAATCGCATCTCCGCGACCGATTCGAACGAACACAAGAACGGGCGTTCGACTACCTCGAAACCGCCCAAAACGAGTTCGTGGACGGCGAGGAAGAACGCGAAGACGTGTGGTCAGTCGATGGACGTGACGCCGTCTCCAGCCGTCTCGAACAACTCGTCGAGGAAGCCGAATCGAGAATCGTCTTCGCGGTTCACGACGCCTCGCTGTTCACTCGCGGTATCGCGGACGCCCTCCGGGAGCGCGCCGACGCGGGAGTCAGCATCCTCGTCGTCACGGACAACCCTGCCGTTCACAACCGGGTCGAAGACCTCCCGGTTATCGACATGCCCGGTGGGCCGGAAGAACACCGCGCAGGACGCGTGGCGGTCGTGGACGACGATACGATGCTCATCAGCGTCTTCGGCGAAAACGAGAACGAAAGCGCGATTTGGAGTTCACAAACCGGTTTCGCGGCGATTTTGAGTCAGTTTATCGATGCCCGACTCGAAGACGCGGCGCGGGACTGA
- a CDS encoding DUF7544 domain-containing protein, with translation MPWYAVEALDDAIETTKAFLLPFELRTWLKLAVIVLFLGGTSTSPPGANFQFGGGGGTGGGTGTPPPNIPFSNDTLTAVAIAVVAVVVSIWLVLTFIGSFMEFAFVESLRSREVHVRSYIRRYFGQGVRLFGFRVVLLTLLLLPIAGFLLIFVPSLLDGSADVALGSLFVFVPVMLVLGLVVALIDGLTTNFVVPVMLLRGDGVLAGWRTFWPTLRSQWKQYGMYVVLRFALSIAAGIVVGIVGGILSLFVLIPFAILGIGLYVLLGNPAFNTVVSLTPLGALFGLLALFGFLSLLFVLAVVRVPIQTYLRYFALLVLGDTNRQLDLIPELREEIR, from the coding sequence ATGCCGTGGTACGCCGTCGAAGCACTGGACGACGCTATCGAAACCACCAAAGCCTTCCTCCTTCCGTTCGAACTGCGGACGTGGCTGAAACTCGCCGTCATCGTTCTTTTCCTCGGCGGGACGAGCACGTCACCACCGGGTGCTAACTTCCAGTTCGGCGGTGGGGGTGGAACGGGAGGCGGAACGGGAACCCCACCCCCGAACATTCCGTTTTCGAACGATACGCTCACCGCCGTCGCAATCGCCGTCGTTGCGGTGGTGGTTTCTATCTGGCTGGTGCTCACCTTCATCGGGTCATTCATGGAGTTTGCGTTTGTCGAGTCGCTTCGCTCGCGCGAGGTACACGTCCGGTCGTACATCCGCCGGTATTTCGGACAGGGAGTACGACTGTTCGGCTTTCGGGTCGTCCTCCTCACTCTTCTTTTACTCCCGATTGCCGGTTTCCTACTCATCTTCGTTCCGTCGCTCCTCGACGGGTCGGCGGATGTTGCCCTCGGAAGCCTGTTCGTATTCGTGCCGGTGATGCTTGTTCTCGGACTCGTCGTCGCCCTCATCGACGGTTTGACGACGAACTTCGTCGTTCCCGTCATGCTGTTGCGCGGCGACGGTGTGCTCGCGGGCTGGCGGACGTTCTGGCCGACGCTCCGGAGTCAGTGGAAACAGTACGGCATGTACGTCGTGCTTCGATTCGCACTTAGCATCGCGGCGGGCATCGTCGTCGGAATCGTGGGCGGAATCCTGAGTCTGTTCGTGCTGATTCCGTTTGCCATCCTCGGAATCGGGCTGTACGTTCTGTTAGGAAATCCCGCATTCAACACAGTTGTGTCGCTCACCCCGCTCGGGGCTTTGTTCGGCCTGCTTGCACTCTTTGGGTTCCTCTCCCTGTTGTTCGTCCTTGCTGTCGTCCGCGTCCCCATACAGACCTACCTTCGATATTTCGCGCTGCTCGTTCTGGGTGATACGAACCGGCAACTCGACCTCATTCCGGAACTACGAGAAGAGATTCGGTGA
- a CDS encoding DUF7552 domain-containing protein → MDDILRQTRREIESLAVESGHGRFSVLCAETGECPMPITGKQFEDHDDASRAVELAREYRDALRKHDREIPQYRFVVTEEPARPLQMAGVREQTSGTRANGLPQTQRSVTVASDGNGEWLTMNNAPLVHLARDCGPIGDDAVGRQLDSKL, encoded by the coding sequence ATGGACGACATCCTCCGGCAGACACGCAGGGAAATCGAGTCGTTGGCGGTCGAGAGCGGTCACGGTCGGTTTTCGGTGCTGTGCGCAGAAACCGGCGAGTGCCCGATGCCGATTACGGGAAAACAGTTCGAAGACCACGACGACGCTTCTCGCGCCGTCGAACTCGCGCGCGAGTATCGTGACGCGCTCCGAAAACACGACCGCGAAATCCCCCAGTACCGGTTCGTCGTCACCGAAGAACCCGCCCGCCCCCTCCAGATGGCGGGCGTTCGTGAACAAACGAGTGGAACGCGCGCCAACGGACTTCCGCAAACGCAGCGTTCCGTAACCGTCGCCAGCGATGGCAACGGCGAGTGGCTGACGATGAATAACGCGCCGCTCGTCCATCTCGCGCGGGACTGTGGCCCCATCGGCGACGATGCCGTCGGCCGACAACTCGATTCAAAACTCTAA